One Cryptomeria japonica chromosome 9, Sugi_1.0, whole genome shotgun sequence genomic window carries:
- the LOC131030141 gene encoding transcription factor Pur-alpha 1 isoform X1 yields the protein MENSDTELLTKTLQVEHKLFYFDLKENPRGRYLKISEKTSGSRSTIIVPLDGVAWFADLFNYYASNDGQELYSKELQLDIKVFYFDVGENKRGRFLRVSEASVSRSRSTIIVPAGNDSDGWSAFRDVLAEIHKACSLIIPTQQQQASATSEQLQLRGLSDPVAPGFISVGSSQENSVDGGMGDKSMGLAGGESGGVVMAKVIRAEQKRFFFDLGSNSRGQFLRISEVTGSDRSVIILPVSVLEQFHDALGQFVDITRSQGLTGSSLPNVRTIASANRRSEN from the exons ATGGAGAATTCAGACACAGAGCTTCTGACCAAGACACTTCAAGTGGAACACAAGCTTTTCTATTTTGATCTCAAGGAGAACCCGCGTGGCCGCTACCTCAAAATTTCTGAAAAAACATCCGGATCTCGTTCCACCATAATTGTTCCTCTTGATGGTGTTGCCTGGTTTGCAGATCTCTTCAATTACTATGCCAGCAATGATGGGCAGGAACTCTATAGCAAGGAATTGCAGCTCGACATCAAA GTGTTCTACTTTGATGTCGGGGAGAATAAGAGAGGCCGGTTTCTCAGG GTCTCTGAAGCATCTGTCAGCCGAAGTCGGAGCACAATTATTGTGCCTGCAGGCAACGACTCAGATGGATGGTCTGCCTTCAGAGACGTTTTGGCTGAGATCCATAAAGCCTGCAGCTTAATAATACCAACCCAG CAGCAGCAAGCAAGTGCAACATCAGAGCAATTGCAGTTGCGAGGGTTGTCAGATCCAGTAGCGCCAGGATTCATATCAGTGGGGAGTTCACAGGAAAACTCTGTGGATGGGGGAATGGGGGACAAATCTATGGGTTTAGCTGGTGGAGAGAGTGGTGGAGTGGTGATGGCCAAAGTCATCAGGGCAGAGCAGAAAAGGTTTTTCTTCGATCTAGGGAGCAATTCTCGCGGCCAATTCCTCAGAATTTCAGAA GTGACAGGATCAGACCGTTCAGTTATCATACTTCCTGTATCTGTATTAGAACAATTCCATGATGCGCTGGGTCAGTTTGTTGATATCACTCGAAGCCAAGGACTCACAGGATCAAGTCTTCCAAATGTGCGTACAATTGCATCTGCAAATAGGCGAAGTGAAAACTAG
- the LOC131030141 gene encoding transcription factor Pur-alpha 1 isoform X2: MENSDTELLTKTLQVEHKLFYFDLKENPRGRYLKISEKTSGSRSTIIVPLDGVAWFADLFNYYASNDGQELYSKELQLDIKVFYFDVGENKRGRFLRVSEASVSRSRSTIIVPAGNDSDGWSAFRDVLAEIHKACSLIIPTQQQASATSEQLQLRGLSDPVAPGFISVGSSQENSVDGGMGDKSMGLAGGESGGVVMAKVIRAEQKRFFFDLGSNSRGQFLRISEVTGSDRSVIILPVSVLEQFHDALGQFVDITRSQGLTGSSLPNVRTIASANRRSEN; encoded by the exons ATGGAGAATTCAGACACAGAGCTTCTGACCAAGACACTTCAAGTGGAACACAAGCTTTTCTATTTTGATCTCAAGGAGAACCCGCGTGGCCGCTACCTCAAAATTTCTGAAAAAACATCCGGATCTCGTTCCACCATAATTGTTCCTCTTGATGGTGTTGCCTGGTTTGCAGATCTCTTCAATTACTATGCCAGCAATGATGGGCAGGAACTCTATAGCAAGGAATTGCAGCTCGACATCAAA GTGTTCTACTTTGATGTCGGGGAGAATAAGAGAGGCCGGTTTCTCAGG GTCTCTGAAGCATCTGTCAGCCGAAGTCGGAGCACAATTATTGTGCCTGCAGGCAACGACTCAGATGGATGGTCTGCCTTCAGAGACGTTTTGGCTGAGATCCATAAAGCCTGCAGCTTAATAATACCAACCCAG CAGCAAGCAAGTGCAACATCAGAGCAATTGCAGTTGCGAGGGTTGTCAGATCCAGTAGCGCCAGGATTCATATCAGTGGGGAGTTCACAGGAAAACTCTGTGGATGGGGGAATGGGGGACAAATCTATGGGTTTAGCTGGTGGAGAGAGTGGTGGAGTGGTGATGGCCAAAGTCATCAGGGCAGAGCAGAAAAGGTTTTTCTTCGATCTAGGGAGCAATTCTCGCGGCCAATTCCTCAGAATTTCAGAA GTGACAGGATCAGACCGTTCAGTTATCATACTTCCTGTATCTGTATTAGAACAATTCCATGATGCGCTGGGTCAGTTTGTTGATATCACTCGAAGCCAAGGACTCACAGGATCAAGTCTTCCAAATGTGCGTACAATTGCATCTGCAAATAGGCGAAGTGAAAACTAG